The following are encoded together in the Nymphaea colorata isolate Beijing-Zhang1983 chromosome 14, ASM883128v2, whole genome shotgun sequence genome:
- the LOC116267774 gene encoding AUGMIN subunit 7: MAAKQLEEIQKKLTMLNYPRASAPAQSLLFAGTERYALLEWLFFRLLGEKSPFTQQNLQGDADDEAARIQYLAEIAKFLGITPTDDIEAIQGRGSYEDRSDMLRLIVDLVEASCYADNPEWSVDEQVGKDIQLLDSIAEKQTQIFSEECKLFPADVQIQSLYPLPDVAELELKLVEHSKQMSSLQQMVHDLATKHAYNPDEDYTEAESRLRVQLDSFLETARSFNLIYGKEIRPWTHMMEVPQLHGFGPTANHLLEAYKVLLKFLGNLRNLRDAHAAIAVGSESTADKSSSSSVTRIIAECESALTCLNRDLGILSASLSREQGGANKEKE; this comes from the exons ATGGCGGCAAAGCAATTGGAGGAGATACAGAAGAAGTTGACAATGTTGAACTACCCAAGGGCCTCTGCTCCGGCACAATCCCTCCTTTTTGCTGGCACTGAGAGATATGCGTTGCTTGAATGGCTGTTCTTCAG GCTTTTGGGCGAGAAATCTCCATTCACACAACAGAACCTGCAAGGAGATGCTGATGATGAAGCAGCTAGGATCCAAT ATTTGGCAGAGATAGCCAAGTTTCTAGGTATAACGCCAACTGATGACATAGAAGCAATCCAG GGCAGAGGTAGCTATGAAGATCGTTCTGATATGCTCCGGCTTATTGTAGACCTTGTGGAGGCAAGCTGCTATGCTGACAACCCTGAATGGAG TGTTGATGAACAAGTTGGCAAAGATATTCAACTCTTAGATTctattgctgaaaaacaaacacagataTTTTCTGAAGAGTGCAAGCTGTTTCCAGCAGATGTTCAGATCCAATCGCTGTATCCTCT GCCAGATGTTGCAGAATTGGAGCTGAAACTTGTCGAACATTCCAAACAGATGTCAAGCTTACAACAAATGGTCCACGATTTAGCTACAAAG cATGCTTACAACCCAGATGAAGATTACACAGAAGCAGAATCTCGGCTCCGGGTGCAGTTGGATTCTTTTCTTGAAACTGCCAGGTCCTTCAATTTGATTTATGGAAAG GAAATTCGCCCATGGACCCACATGATGGAAGTCCCACAATTACATGGATTTGGCCCAACGGCTAATCACTTGTTAGAGGCCTATAAGGTTCTGCTAAAG TTTCTTGGGAACTTGAGGAATCTTCGTGATGCCCATGCTGCTATAGCAGTTGGATCGGAATCAACCGCTGATAAGTCATCCTCCTCTTCGGTCACAAGGATAATTGCAGAGTGTGAGTCTGCTTTAACATGCCTCAATCGTGACTTGGGAATTCTCTCTGCGTCTCTCAGTAGAGAACAAGGTGGAGctaataaagaaaaggaatag